Proteins from a genomic interval of Micromonospora sp. NBC_00389:
- a CDS encoding ATP-binding protein: MSSRITCEVRDTAPVAVVQLAGSLDVGTMRTVHEALDRVLATQPDALVVDLAEVTVQDRLALSVFAAAARRAEEWPAVPVVLCAPPPTAARWLAETSACRVVPVSPDCAEATRMAGAASAPRLRIRLEPAAEACRRAREMVAEACARWNLPDAAGPAALVLSELVGNVVRHAGTPMQVTVTLRRPYLHLAVVDGSRAAARPAAANSRAEGGRGLMLVRELAQRWGSVPAGQGKAVWAMLPAT, from the coding sequence ATGTCCAGCCGGATCACCTGCGAGGTGCGTGACACGGCACCGGTGGCGGTCGTCCAGCTCGCCGGCTCGCTGGATGTGGGCACCATGCGGACGGTGCACGAGGCGCTGGACCGGGTGCTGGCCACTCAGCCGGACGCGCTGGTGGTCGACCTCGCCGAAGTCACCGTCCAGGACCGGTTGGCGCTGTCCGTCTTCGCCGCGGCGGCCCGGCGGGCCGAGGAGTGGCCGGCGGTGCCGGTGGTGCTCTGCGCCCCACCGCCGACCGCCGCGCGCTGGCTGGCCGAGACGTCCGCGTGCCGGGTCGTTCCGGTGTCCCCCGACTGCGCGGAGGCGACCCGGATGGCGGGCGCCGCCAGCGCGCCCCGGCTACGGATCCGCCTGGAGCCGGCGGCTGAGGCCTGCCGGCGTGCCCGGGAGATGGTCGCCGAGGCCTGCGCACGGTGGAATCTTCCCGACGCGGCCGGCCCGGCCGCGCTGGTGCTCAGCGAACTGGTCGGCAACGTGGTCCGGCACGCCGGCACACCGATGCAGGTGACGGTGACCCTGCGCCGGCCGTACCTGCATCTGGCCGTGGTGGACGGCAGCCGGGCAGCGGCCCGGCCGGCGGCGGCGAACTCGCGCGCCGAGGGTGGGCGCGGGCTGATGCTGGTCCGGGAGTTGGCGCAGCGGTGGGGCAGCGTGCCGGCCGGCCAGGGCAAGGCCGTCTGGGCGATGCTGCCGGCGACCTGA
- a CDS encoding glycosyltransferase, whose protein sequence is MSLTVLMNAGPWLSVPPPGYGGIENVIATLVPELRRLGVRVVLASVETSTLRVDEKISVFPDGQFAALQRPYNQVCGIAQAHLAGVVRELHARDDIDLVHDHVEAVGLATLAAMGPTGPPTLHTLHWDLAKHPALYGTLDGGDRVRVNGVSASQLARAPRALREHSVGHVHLSTPLAVDADRRPAPEKGDHLLILGRVNPGKGQDVGARLAHRIGIPLVLAGPVGPYHRPAELAAAGDEARQNPDVRFFLDEVAPHVDGDLVRWVGTVAGQKRDDLLASARASLFPLRWEEPGGTAVVESLALGTPVVATARGCLPELIEHGRTGLLTADEEELGELVLAAELLDADECRRVAAQRFTPAVMAQRYVELYQRVRDLAGAPRLQPV, encoded by the coding sequence ATGAGCCTCACCGTGCTGATGAACGCCGGTCCGTGGCTGTCCGTGCCGCCGCCCGGCTACGGCGGCATCGAGAACGTGATCGCCACGCTGGTGCCGGAGCTACGGCGACTCGGCGTCCGGGTGGTGCTCGCCTCGGTGGAGACCAGCACCCTGCGGGTGGACGAGAAGATCTCGGTCTTTCCCGACGGGCAGTTCGCCGCGCTGCAACGGCCGTACAACCAGGTCTGCGGGATCGCCCAGGCGCACCTGGCCGGGGTGGTCCGCGAGCTGCACGCCCGCGACGACATCGACCTGGTGCACGACCACGTGGAGGCGGTCGGCCTGGCCACCCTCGCGGCGATGGGGCCGACCGGCCCGCCGACCCTGCACACCCTGCACTGGGACCTGGCCAAGCACCCCGCGCTCTACGGCACCCTGGACGGCGGCGACCGGGTCCGGGTCAACGGGGTCTCCGCGTCGCAGTTGGCCCGCGCCCCGCGCGCATTGCGGGAGCACTCGGTGGGGCACGTGCACCTGTCGACCCCGCTGGCCGTGGACGCCGACCGGCGACCCGCTCCGGAGAAGGGCGACCACCTGCTGATCCTCGGCCGCGTCAACCCGGGCAAGGGGCAGGACGTGGGCGCCCGGCTCGCCCACCGGATCGGTATCCCGCTGGTGCTGGCCGGGCCCGTCGGCCCGTACCACCGGCCGGCCGAGCTGGCCGCGGCCGGCGACGAGGCCCGGCAGAACCCGGACGTACGGTTCTTCCTCGACGAGGTGGCGCCGCACGTCGACGGGGACCTGGTTCGCTGGGTCGGCACGGTGGCCGGTCAGAAACGCGACGACCTGCTCGCCAGCGCCCGCGCGTCGCTGTTCCCGCTGCGCTGGGAGGAGCCGGGCGGCACCGCGGTGGTCGAGTCGCTCGCCCTGGGCACGCCGGTGGTGGCGACCGCCCGGGGCTGCCTGCCGGAGCTGATCGAGCACGGCCGCACCGGGCTGCTCACCGCCGACGAGGAGGAGCTGGGCGAACTGGTGCTCGCCGCCGAGCTGCTCGACGCCGACGAGTGCCGGCGGGTGGCCGCGCAGCGGTTCACCCCCGCCGTGATGGCCCAGCGCTACGTCGAGCTCTACCAGCGGGTCCGCGACCTGGCCGGCGCCCCGCGGCTGCAACCGGTCTGA
- a CDS encoding Gfo/Idh/MocA family protein: MRRCRVGLVGAGGVAQRHARVLGGFDDVELIGVTDVAPAAATALAAQHGGRAFADVAELLAAGPDAVYVCVPPFAHGPAEEAVIDAGVPMFVEKPVAVDLATAERIADLVAGRGLLTAVGHHWRYLSFLDQARELLADRPVRMVSGAWLDKVPPVAWWSRRDRSGGPVVEQAAHVLDLIRTLAGEVTEVTAYGNGTPPPVDGADIDSVTTATLRFASGAVGTLSAACVLSWKHRAGLEILADGLALSLTEDGLLIRDADGERHVPADPEAARVAVDRAFIDAVRGIGDDVRVPYAEALGTQRLALAVADSARTGGTIRLAAPVEPAVLSSGVTVDA; encoded by the coding sequence ATGCGCAGATGCCGGGTTGGTCTCGTGGGGGCCGGCGGAGTGGCACAGCGGCACGCCCGGGTGCTGGGCGGGTTCGATGACGTCGAGCTGATCGGGGTGACCGACGTGGCCCCGGCGGCGGCCACCGCGCTGGCCGCGCAGCACGGCGGACGGGCCTTCGCCGACGTCGCCGAGCTGCTGGCCGCCGGCCCGGACGCGGTGTACGTCTGCGTGCCGCCGTTCGCGCACGGCCCGGCCGAGGAGGCGGTGATCGACGCCGGGGTGCCGATGTTCGTGGAGAAGCCCGTCGCGGTCGACCTGGCCACCGCCGAACGGATCGCCGACCTGGTCGCCGGGCGTGGGCTGCTTACCGCCGTCGGGCACCACTGGCGCTACCTGAGCTTTCTCGATCAGGCCCGTGAGCTGCTCGCGGACCGTCCGGTGCGGATGGTCAGCGGCGCCTGGCTGGACAAGGTCCCACCGGTGGCCTGGTGGTCACGACGGGACCGCTCCGGCGGCCCGGTCGTCGAGCAGGCCGCGCACGTGCTGGACCTGATCCGGACGCTGGCCGGTGAGGTCACCGAGGTCACCGCGTACGGCAACGGCACACCGCCCCCGGTGGACGGCGCGGACATCGACTCGGTGACCACCGCCACGCTGCGGTTCGCCAGCGGTGCGGTCGGCACGCTCAGTGCGGCCTGCGTGCTGAGCTGGAAGCACCGGGCCGGGCTGGAGATCCTCGCCGACGGGCTGGCGCTGTCGCTCACCGAGGACGGCCTGCTGATCCGCGACGCCGACGGCGAGCGACACGTCCCGGCCGACCCGGAGGCCGCCCGGGTGGCGGTCGACCGGGCCTTCATCGACGCGGTGCGGGGCATCGGCGACGACGTACGCGTCCCGTACGCCGAGGCGCTGGGCACCCAGCGACTGGCTCTCGCGGTGGCCGACTCGGCCCGCACCGGCGGGACCATCCGGCTCGCCGCCCCGGTCGAGCCGGCGGTGCTCTCCAGCGGGGTGACGGTCGATGCGTGA
- a CDS encoding glucosyl-3-phosphoglycerate synthase produces the protein MEAWATYRTTSAADWPARRLLRAKGESRVSVVLPARNEESTVGAIVSTIREHLMDRVALVDELIVVDSRSTDRTAQVARAAGAEVVSQDEMTRGLPRLSGKGDALWAGLAAAEGDVVAFIDADLREFRPHFVSGLLGPLLTDPSVDFVKGFYHRPLVSAVSVEQDGGGRVTELMARPLLNLFWPELAGFVQPLAGEYAGRREVLAQVPFVSGYGVETAMLIDLLDLVGLDALAQVDLGERKHRHQDTAALGRMSAQIMLTAWSRLQRRGWASPGMSPEALLTQFRRGGSDTLPNLDREIVVSDVSIEERPPLAELRHRLPSRRVAAA, from the coding sequence GTGGAGGCGTGGGCCACGTACCGAACCACGTCGGCGGCGGACTGGCCGGCACGCCGGCTGCTGCGCGCCAAGGGAGAGAGCCGGGTCAGTGTGGTGCTGCCGGCGCGCAACGAGGAGTCCACCGTCGGCGCGATCGTGTCGACCATCCGGGAGCACCTGATGGATCGGGTCGCCCTGGTCGACGAGCTGATCGTGGTGGATTCGCGGTCGACCGACCGCACCGCGCAGGTGGCCCGGGCCGCCGGCGCGGAGGTGGTCAGTCAGGACGAGATGACCCGGGGGCTGCCCCGGCTCAGCGGCAAGGGCGACGCGCTCTGGGCCGGCCTGGCCGCCGCCGAGGGGGACGTGGTGGCGTTCATCGACGCCGACCTGCGGGAGTTCCGGCCGCACTTCGTGAGCGGCCTGCTCGGCCCGCTGCTGACCGACCCGTCAGTTGATTTCGTGAAGGGCTTCTACCACCGGCCGCTGGTGAGCGCCGTCAGCGTGGAGCAGGACGGCGGCGGCCGGGTGACCGAGCTGATGGCCCGACCGCTGCTCAACCTCTTCTGGCCCGAGCTGGCCGGCTTCGTGCAGCCGCTCGCCGGCGAGTACGCCGGCCGGCGCGAGGTGCTGGCCCAGGTGCCGTTCGTCTCCGGGTACGGGGTGGAGACGGCGATGCTGATCGACCTGCTCGACCTGGTCGGTCTGGACGCGTTGGCGCAGGTCGACCTGGGTGAGCGCAAGCACCGGCACCAGGACACGGCGGCACTCGGGCGGATGTCCGCGCAGATCATGTTGACCGCCTGGTCCCGGTTGCAGCGGCGCGGCTGGGCGAGCCCGGGCATGTCACCGGAGGCACTGCTGACCCAGTTCCGCCGCGGCGGCTCGGACACGCTGCCGAACCTCGACCGGGAGATCGTGGTCAGCGACGTGTCCATCGAGGAGCGCCCGCCGCTGGCCGAGCTGCGCCACCGGTTGCCTAGCCGACGGGTGGCCGCGGCGTGA
- a CDS encoding DUF4383 domain-containing protein, giving the protein MIGPMAHSRARPNPADGKPPVRRAAGTVGVLFLLIGVLGFVPGITSGTADLGFAGHGSGAYLFGAFQVSVLHNLVHLLFGVAGLALARTVSGARTFLVGGGAIYLVLWLYGLAVDHDTGANVLPVNDADNWLHLGLGVGMIALGVLTGRARG; this is encoded by the coding sequence ATGATCGGACCGATGGCGCACTCCCGGGCCCGCCCCAACCCGGCTGACGGCAAGCCGCCGGTACGCCGTGCGGCGGGCACGGTGGGGGTGCTGTTCCTGCTGATCGGCGTCCTCGGATTCGTGCCGGGGATCACCAGCGGCACGGCCGACCTGGGGTTCGCCGGACACGGCTCGGGTGCGTACCTGTTCGGCGCGTTCCAGGTGTCGGTGCTGCACAACCTGGTGCACCTGCTGTTCGGGGTGGCCGGCCTGGCCCTGGCCCGCACGGTCAGCGGCGCCCGGACGTTTCTCGTCGGCGGCGGCGCCATCTACCTGGTGCTCTGGCTCTACGGGCTGGCGGTGGACCACGACACCGGGGCGAACGTGCTGCCGGTCAACGACGCCGACAACTGGCTGCACCTCGGCCTCGGCGTCGGCATGATCGCACTGGGCGTGCTGACCGGACGGGCCCGTGGGTGA